TAGAGAATGGTTTGAAAACAGCCCCCTGTTTAGCGAACGCTATTTTTTCAACACGCAAGGCGTGGTCAATAAAAGCTTTTTTAAAAAAATAGGCTCTTTATTCTTGCAAGCTAAAGCCGCTTTTAAGGCTAAAGAAATTTTAAAAAAACACCAGATCACGCACACCATTAGCGTGGGAGGGTTTAGTGCAGGGCCGGCGAGTTTTGCAAGCTTGCTCAATCACATACCCCTTTATATCCATGAACAAAATGCGATTAAAGGCTCTCTTAACCGCTACCTTTCCCCCAAAGCTAAAGCGGTGTTTTCAAGCTATGCGTTTAAAGATAAGGGTCATCATGTTTTAACCTCCTATCCCGTGCAAAACGCTTTTTTTGATTTCGCTAGGACTCGAACTGAAATCAAGCATATCTTATTTTTAGGCGGTTCGCAAGGGGCAAAAGCGATCAATGAGTTTGCGTTATTAAACGCTCCTAAACTCACCAAACAAGGGATTAAAATCACGCACATTTGCGGTCCCAATTCTTATGAACAAGTGCGTTTTTTTTACCAGGAATTAGGGCTGTTGGACAAGGTAGAATTGTTCGCTTTCCACAACAACATCACAGAAGTCATGCATAGAGCGGATTTGTGTGTGAGCAGAGCCGGAGCGAGTAGCGTGTGGGAATTGTGCTCCAATGGCTTACCCACGATTTTTATCCCCTACCCTTTTGCGAGCAATAACCACCAGTATTACAATGTCTTAGAATTTGAAAAAGAAAACCTATGCTATGTTGTGCCTCAAAATGAATTGTTACCCAAAAAGCTCTTTGAAGTCATTAGAAAGCTCAACCAAAAAGACGATCAAGGCAATAAAAACCTAACCACTATCAGCGCCAAATTGCAACAAAAAATCGCTAAAGACGGCGCAAAAACCATTATTGAAAGGATCTTAAGCGCTTAAAATAGCCCATTAATAGCCCATTTAATCAACAATTAAGCGACCAACCACTAAACTTAAGCGATAAATAAGATAAAATTTAGGATAGCTCAAATCTTTTAAAAAGAAAAGGATAACCCCTTGCAAAACTTTGTTTTTAATAAAAAATGGCTTATCTGTTCTAGCCTACTCCCCTTATTTTTTCTCAATCCCTTAGTGGCAGAAGATGATGGGTTTTTTATGGGGGTGAGTTATCAAACTTCTCTAGCCGTTCAAAGGGTGGATAATTCAGGGCTTAATGCTAGTCAAGACGCATCCACTTACATCCGCCAAAACGCTATCGCTCTAGAATCTGCAGCAGTGCCTTTAGCCTATTATTTAGAAGCGATGGGCCAACAAACCAGAGTTTTAATGCAAATGCTCTGCCCTGATCCTTCTAAAAGATGTTTGCTCTATGCAGGGGGCTATCAAAACGGGCAAAA
This is a stretch of genomic DNA from Helicobacter pylori. It encodes these proteins:
- the murG gene encoding undecaprenyldiphospho-muramoylpentapeptide beta-N-acetylglucosaminyltransferase, which encodes MKFALTGGGTGGHLSIAKALAIELEKQGIEAIYLGSTYGQDREWFENSPLFSERYFFNTQGVVNKSFFKKIGSLFLQAKAAFKAKEILKKHQITHTISVGGFSAGPASFASLLNHIPLYIHEQNAIKGSLNRYLSPKAKAVFSSYAFKDKGHHVLTSYPVQNAFFDFARTRTEIKHILFLGGSQGAKAINEFALLNAPKLTKQGIKITHICGPNSYEQVRFFYQELGLLDKVELFAFHNNITEVMHRADLCVSRAGASSVWELCSNGLPTIFIPYPFASNNHQYYNVLEFEKENLCYVVPQNELLPKKLFEVIRKLNQKDDQGNKNLTTISAKLQQKIAKDGAKTIIERILSA